In a single window of the Chondrocystis sp. NIES-4102 genome:
- a CDS encoding glyceraldehyde-3-phosphate dehydrogenase, type I → MATIKVAINGFGRIGRLVFRAGIDNPEIEFVCINDLVPAEAIAYLLKYDSTHGRFTGKVEAQEDGIVVNGKHIPCVSLKNPTELPWGKYQVDYVVECTGLFTDYEGAAQHLTAGAKRVVISAPTKDPDRVKTLLVGVNHQSFDPRTDAIVSNASCTTNCLAPIAKVINDNFGLVEGLMTTIHAMTATQPTVDGCSKKDLRGGRGAAQNIIPASTGAAKAVSLVLPELKGKLTGMAMRVPTPDVSVVDLTFRTEKETTYAEICQAMAQAAAGEMQGVLGYTDEPVVSTDFTGDPHSSIFDAGAGMELTNNFFKVIAWYDNEWGYSNRAIDLMLLMAAKESEMLAIA, encoded by the coding sequence ATGGCAACTATTAAAGTAGCGATTAATGGTTTTGGTCGCATTGGTAGATTGGTATTTCGGGCGGGGATCGATAATCCTGAAATAGAATTCGTTTGTATCAATGATCTTGTACCAGCAGAAGCGATCGCCTATTTGCTCAAATATGATTCCACTCATGGACGTTTTACAGGTAAAGTGGAAGCGCAGGAAGACGGTATTGTAGTCAATGGCAAACATATTCCCTGTGTTTCCCTCAAAAATCCCACAGAATTACCCTGGGGAAAATATCAAGTAGATTATGTAGTTGAATGCACGGGACTATTTACCGACTATGAGGGAGCAGCACAACACCTAACCGCAGGAGCAAAAAGAGTCGTTATCTCAGCACCCACCAAAGATCCCGACAGAGTTAAAACTTTACTTGTGGGAGTAAATCATCAGAGTTTCGATCCCCGTACAGATGCGATCGTTTCTAATGCAAGTTGTACTACTAATTGTCTTGCTCCTATAGCTAAAGTAATTAATGATAATTTTGGCTTAGTAGAAGGCTTGATGACTACTATTCACGCCATGACTGCTACTCAACCAACTGTAGATGGCTGTAGTAAAAAAGATTTACGGGGCGGACGTGGTGCAGCACAAAATATTATTCCAGCCTCAACAGGTGCAGCCAAGGCAGTAAGCTTAGTACTACCAGAATTAAAAGGAAAATTAACAGGAATGGCAATGCGTGTCCCCACACCCGATGTCTCAGTGGTTGATTTAACTTTCCGCACAGAAAAAGAAACTACCTATGCTGAAATTTGTCAAGCAATGGCTCAAGCAGCAGCAGGAGAGATGCAAGGGGTTTTAGGCTATACCGATGAGCCTGTGGTTTCAACAGATTTTACTGGTGATCCCCATTCTAGTATTTTCGATGCAGGGGCAGGTATGGAGTTAACTAATAACTTCTTTAAAGTGATTGCTTGGTATGACAATGAGTGGGGTTATTCAAATCGCGCCATTGATTTAATGTTGCTGATGGCAGCTAAAGAAAGCGAAATGTTAGCTATTGCTTAA
- a CDS encoding phosphopyruvate hydratase: protein MLNQSEAVIEAIAAREILDSRGRPTIEAEVRLETGAVGLAQVPSGASTGSFEAHELRDGDHNRYDGKGVLTAVRNVKEKITPVLLNVDALEQATVDQLMIDRDGSPNKKNLGANAILAVSLATAKAAAEEIQLPLYRYLGSPLSNVLPVPMMNVINGGSHADNNVDFQEFMIMPVGADSFREALRWGAEVFAALSKVLGSKNLLTGVGDEGGYAPNLGSNQEALDLLITAIEKAGYKPGEEVALAMDVAASEFYQDGQYTYDGGSHSPEEFISYLSELVDKYPIISIEDALHEDDWDNWKVLTQKLGSRIQLVGDDLFVTNKTRLQKGIELGVGNAVLIKLNQIGTLTETLETIDLATRSGYRSVISHRSGETEDTTIADLAVATRAGQIKTGSLCRSERVAKYNRLLRIEEELGDRAVYAGKIGLGPKS, encoded by the coding sequence ATGCTAAATCAATCAGAAGCAGTAATAGAAGCGATCGCTGCTAGAGAAATATTAGATTCTCGTGGTCGCCCTACCATCGAAGCTGAGGTACGTTTAGAAACAGGGGCGGTAGGCTTGGCTCAAGTACCTAGTGGTGCATCTACAGGTAGTTTTGAAGCTCACGAACTAAGAGATGGTGATCACAACCGTTATGATGGCAAGGGAGTTTTAACTGCAGTTCGGAATGTAAAAGAAAAGATTACCCCCGTGCTATTAAATGTCGATGCGCTAGAACAGGCGACAGTAGATCAGTTAATGATTGATCGCGATGGTTCACCAAATAAAAAGAATTTAGGGGCTAATGCAATTTTGGCGGTATCGTTGGCAACTGCGAAGGCTGCTGCGGAGGAAATACAACTACCCCTATACCGTTATTTAGGAAGTCCTTTATCAAACGTACTGCCAGTACCCATGATGAACGTGATTAACGGTGGATCTCATGCAGATAATAACGTTGATTTCCAAGAATTTATGATTATGCCTGTTGGGGCAGATTCCTTTAGGGAAGCTTTACGTTGGGGAGCAGAAGTATTTGCAGCCTTGAGTAAAGTTTTAGGGTCAAAAAACCTTTTAACTGGAGTGGGAGACGAGGGAGGATATGCACCTAACTTAGGTTCTAATCAAGAAGCCTTGGATTTATTAATTACAGCGATAGAAAAAGCTGGATATAAACCTGGTGAAGAAGTAGCTTTAGCAATGGATGTTGCTGCGAGTGAATTTTATCAGGATGGTCAATATACCTATGATGGTGGGTCTCATTCTCCCGAAGAGTTTATTAGTTATTTAAGTGAACTAGTTGATAAATATCCGATTATTTCCATAGAAGACGCTCTACACGAAGATGACTGGGATAACTGGAAAGTATTGACTCAAAAATTAGGGTCGAGAATTCAATTAGTGGGAGATGATCTATTTGTAACCAATAAAACCAGGTTACAAAAGGGGATTGAATTAGGAGTGGGCAATGCTGTTTTGATTAAATTAAATCAGATTGGTACACTCACAGAAACCTTGGAAACTATCGATTTGGCAACTCGCAGTGGTTATCGATCTGTAATTAGTCATCGATCTGGAGAAACCGAAGACACAACTATTGCTGACTTAGCTGTGGCTACCCGTGCAGGACAAATTAAAACTGGTTCTCTTTGTCGTAGCGAAAGAGTAGCAAAATATAATCGTCTTTTGAGAATTGAAGAAGAGTTAGGCGATCGCGCTGTCTATGCAGGCAAAATTGGATTAGGGCCTAAAAGTTAA
- a CDS encoding glycogen phosphorylase has product METTSSQKLGQTVATNNLVDDIKMEDDRTGMSVETLKRAFADNLFYVQGKDESSATPHDYYQALAYTVRDRLLHRFIKTGRTYYEENVKVVSYLSAEFLMGRHLENNLISLGIYEKMRQVVKEFGLEIEDLIEQEPDPGLGNGGLGRLAACFLDSLANLEMPAIGYGIRYEFGIFNQALRDGWQAEIPDNWLMFQNPWEIARPENSVEVKLGGHTEVYRDEKGHNCVTWISDRKVKAIPYDTPVPGYRTNTVNSLRLWKAEASEEFNFEAFNAGNYDRAVAEKMSSETISKVLYPNDNTPQGKELRLAQQYFFVSASLQDLIRIHLHLHPNLSNFHEGAAIQLNDTHPAVAVAELMRLLIDEHSMDWDQAWNITQKTLAYTNHTLLPEALERWSVSLFSRMLPRHIEIIYEINQRFINDLRTWFPDDQNLIQELSIIEEGPDKKVRMANLACVGAHAINGVAALHTQLLQKYTLQGFAKLWPEKFFNKTNGVTPRRWILLSNPRLAKLVTEKTQSDRWLKNLDEMRVLENFIDDPEFCQQWRDIKRKNKIALAAQIKKTKNIDVNIDSIFDVLVKRIHEYKRQHLMVLHIITLYNRIKQNPNIEIVPRTFIFGGKAAPGYFMAKLIIKFINSVADVVNKDPDVRGRLKVVFLQNFNVSLGQKIYPAADLSEQVSTAGKEASGTGNMKFAMNGALTIGTLDGANIEIREEAGEENFFLFGLTAEEVYQMKEDGYQPMSFYESNEELKGVIDRVSKGYFSQGDTKLFKPIVDSLLYDDPYMLLADYQAYIDCQQRVSLTYQDQDKWTKMSILNSARMGKFSSDRTIKEYCEEIWDLKPVEINLDAYGKNNHLPNNQ; this is encoded by the coding sequence ATGGAAACAACATCTTCTCAAAAACTTGGTCAAACTGTTGCTACTAATAATTTAGTGGACGATATCAAGATGGAAGACGATCGCACAGGGATGAGCGTTGAAACTCTTAAACGAGCCTTCGCTGATAATCTGTTTTATGTTCAAGGAAAAGATGAGTCTAGTGCTACTCCTCATGATTATTATCAAGCATTAGCTTATACAGTACGCGATCGCCTTCTACACCGTTTTATTAAAACTGGACGCACCTACTACGAAGAAAATGTTAAAGTCGTCTCTTATCTGTCGGCGGAATTTTTGATGGGTCGTCATTTGGAGAATAATTTAATTTCTCTGGGGATCTATGAAAAAATGCGTCAGGTGGTTAAAGAGTTTGGCTTGGAGATTGAAGACTTAATTGAACAAGAGCCTGATCCTGGTCTGGGTAATGGTGGTTTGGGTCGTTTAGCAGCTTGTTTTCTAGACTCTTTGGCAAATTTGGAAATGCCTGCCATTGGTTATGGTATTCGCTATGAATTTGGAATCTTTAATCAAGCACTTAGGGATGGTTGGCAAGCAGAAATCCCTGATAATTGGCTGATGTTTCAAAATCCCTGGGAAATCGCTCGCCCTGAAAATTCCGTTGAAGTCAAACTTGGTGGGCATACCGAAGTCTATCGAGATGAAAAAGGACACAATTGTGTAACTTGGATCAGCGATCGCAAAGTTAAAGCTATTCCATATGATACACCAGTACCAGGTTATCGCACTAATACAGTAAATTCCCTACGTTTATGGAAAGCTGAAGCCAGCGAAGAATTTAACTTTGAAGCATTTAATGCAGGAAATTATGACCGTGCAGTCGCCGAAAAAATGAGTTCGGAAACTATTTCTAAAGTTTTATACCCCAATGATAATACACCCCAGGGTAAAGAACTACGCCTTGCACAACAATACTTTTTTGTCTCTGCTTCGCTACAAGATTTAATCCGTATTCACCTGCATCTTCATCCCAATCTTAGCAACTTCCACGAAGGGGCAGCTATTCAACTAAACGATACCCATCCTGCTGTGGCGGTAGCAGAATTAATGCGGTTGTTGATTGATGAACATAGTATGGACTGGGATCAAGCTTGGAATATTACCCAGAAAACCCTCGCCTACACTAACCACACCTTACTACCAGAAGCCTTAGAAAGATGGTCAGTAAGCCTATTTAGTCGTATGCTACCGCGACATATCGAAATTATCTACGAAATCAATCAGCGTTTCATCAATGATCTTCGTACTTGGTTTCCCGATGATCAGAATTTAATTCAAGAACTTTCAATTATTGAAGAAGGGCCAGATAAAAAAGTCCGTATGGCTAATTTAGCCTGTGTAGGAGCTCATGCAATTAATGGGGTAGCAGCTTTGCATACTCAATTGCTACAAAAATACACCCTCCAAGGTTTTGCTAAACTGTGGCCAGAAAAGTTCTTTAATAAAACTAATGGAGTTACTCCCCGTCGTTGGATCTTACTTAGTAACCCCAGACTTGCCAAACTAGTTACAGAAAAAACCCAAAGCGATCGCTGGTTAAAAAACCTGGATGAAATGAGAGTTTTGGAAAACTTTATTGATGATCCTGAGTTTTGTCAACAGTGGCGAGATATCAAGCGTAAAAACAAAATTGCCTTAGCAGCACAAATCAAGAAAACTAAAAACATCGATGTCAATATAGATTCCATCTTTGATGTTTTGGTTAAACGAATTCACGAATACAAACGCCAACACTTAATGGTGTTACACATCATCACCCTCTATAACCGTATCAAGCAAAATCCCAATATTGAGATAGTACCTCGTACCTTTATCTTTGGTGGTAAAGCTGCACCTGGTTACTTTATGGCAAAGTTAATCATCAAATTTATTAACTCAGTAGCGGATGTAGTCAATAAAGATCCTGATGTTAGAGGACGTTTAAAAGTAGTTTTCTTGCAAAACTTTAATGTTTCCCTAGGGCAAAAAATCTATCCTGCTGCCGACTTATCCGAACAAGTTTCTACGGCTGGGAAAGAAGCTTCAGGGACAGGGAATATGAAGTTTGCCATGAATGGGGCTTTAACTATTGGAACATTGGACGGGGCAAATATTGAAATTCGCGAAGAAGCAGGGGAAGAAAATTTCTTCTTGTTTGGCTTAACTGCGGAAGAAGTTTATCAGATGAAAGAAGACGGTTATCAACCAATGTCTTTTTACGAAAGCAATGAGGAATTAAAAGGAGTAATTGATCGCGTTTCTAAAGGCTATTTTAGTCAGGGTGATACTAAATTATTTAAACCCATTGTAGATTCATTACTTTACGACGATCCTTATATGCTTTTGGCAGATTACCAAGCCTATATTGATTGCCAACAAAGAGTATCTTTAACCTATCAAGATCAAGACAAGTGGACAAAAATGTCTATTCTTAATTCGGCACGCATGGGCAAATTCTCCAGCGATCGCACCATTAAGGAATATTGTGAAGAGATTTGGGATCTAAAACCAGTAGAGATTAATTTGGATGCCTACGGAAAAAACAATCATCTACCCAATAATCAATAA
- a CDS encoding MutS2 family protein, with amino-acid sequence MIITETLDLLEWHRLCQHLSTFAATKLGVLAARQLKMPVNQAASEKLLAQTQEIYNLEQGLDSGWSFKGIKDIGASLERVKIGGILSAKELLDIATTLSGMRYLRRLIDAKSEQLVTLAELIVDVRTYPEIEKEIHHCIDDRAEITDRASPKLAGIRQETKSLRERIYKQLQGIIQRNPTAIQEAVITQRGDRFVLPVKPAQKETIKGIVHDVSSTGSTYYIEPNAIVQLGNQLRQKEKQEQREEEIILKALSDKIAEVQADLERLLAVATMLDLATAKARYGLWLNANPPRFINPTQAETTTLRRLRHPLLVWQQQHEEGTEVVPIDVIVKPQTKVVAITGPNTGGKTVTLKTLGLAALMAKAGMFIPAKEPVELPWFEVVLADIGDEQSLQQSLSTFSGHIRRISRIIEALKENDTNAANALILLDEVGAGTDPAEGSALAIALLKYLAQHSLLTIATTHYGELKALKYQDARFENASVEFNDSTLQPTYRLLWGIPGRSNALIIAQRLGLNTEIVTEAQSLVALGGTEDVNEVIAALEAQRREQEEKAKEAGKLLEQTERFYSEVSEKASSLQAREQALKAYQEQEVQQAIAMAKQEIAKVIRRLQQGNSTMQQTQQATEAINQLALRELAKTQTPKPAKPSYKPQVGEKVRIVRLNQTGEVLSIEEDAAQLTVRFGIMKMSVGLEEIESLDGQKPDVQLKAKGNTNKAAPAPVKPPKQALMVRTSKNTLDIRGSRVDNAEREIEKGLSLAIESGVLWIIHGKGTGRLRQGVHEFLQQHPQVDKFELATQKDGGAGVTVVYLK; translated from the coding sequence GATTCTGGTTGGAGTTTTAAAGGGATTAAGGATATTGGGGCATCCTTAGAAAGGGTCAAAATAGGTGGAATACTATCGGCAAAAGAACTCTTAGATATCGCCACTACTTTATCGGGAATGCGTTATCTACGTCGTTTAATTGATGCAAAAAGCGAACAATTGGTAACTTTGGCAGAATTAATTGTTGATGTTCGTACTTACCCTGAAATTGAAAAAGAAATCCATCATTGTATTGACGATCGCGCAGAAATAACCGATCGCGCATCTCCCAAACTCGCAGGAATTCGTCAGGAAACCAAAAGTTTACGTGAGCGCATTTACAAGCAACTACAAGGAATTATTCAGCGAAACCCAACAGCAATTCAAGAAGCGGTAATTACTCAAAGAGGCGATCGCTTTGTCCTCCCAGTTAAACCAGCCCAAAAAGAGACAATTAAGGGGATTGTTCACGATGTTTCCAGCACAGGTTCGACCTATTATATAGAACCCAATGCGATCGTGCAATTAGGTAATCAATTAAGGCAAAAAGAAAAACAAGAACAACGAGAAGAAGAAATTATCTTAAAAGCCTTATCCGATAAAATAGCGGAAGTACAAGCAGATTTAGAACGCTTATTAGCTGTCGCCACCATGTTAGATTTAGCCACAGCCAAGGCACGTTATGGGTTATGGTTAAATGCAAATCCACCCCGATTTATTAATCCCACTCAAGCAGAAACTACAACCCTGCGTCGTTTACGTCATCCTTTATTAGTTTGGCAACAGCAGCATGAGGAGGGAACAGAAGTTGTACCAATTGATGTAATTGTCAAACCCCAAACCAAGGTAGTAGCGATTACAGGCCCCAATACAGGCGGAAAAACCGTAACTCTCAAAACCCTAGGGTTAGCTGCTTTGATGGCTAAGGCTGGTATGTTTATTCCCGCTAAAGAACCCGTTGAATTACCGTGGTTTGAAGTAGTTTTAGCTGATATTGGAGATGAACAGTCTTTGCAACAGAGTTTATCTACTTTTTCGGGGCATATACGCCGTATAAGTCGGATTATCGAAGCTTTAAAAGAAAACGATACCAATGCTGCCAATGCTTTAATTCTCTTAGATGAAGTGGGTGCAGGGACAGATCCAGCAGAAGGAAGTGCCTTAGCGATCGCTTTGTTGAAATATTTAGCCCAACACAGTTTATTAACTATTGCTACCACCCACTACGGAGAATTAAAAGCCCTCAAGTATCAAGATGCTAGATTTGAAAATGCTTCAGTGGAATTTAATGATAGCACTCTCCAACCTACCTACCGTTTGTTGTGGGGAATTCCTGGGCGTTCAAATGCTTTAATTATTGCTCAACGTCTGGGGTTAAATACAGAAATTGTTACCGAAGCACAATCATTAGTTGCTCTTGGGGGGACAGAAGACGTAAACGAAGTAATAGCAGCCCTAGAAGCCCAAAGAAGAGAGCAGGAGGAGAAAGCCAAGGAAGCAGGGAAGTTATTAGAGCAAACAGAGCGTTTTTATAGTGAAGTATCAGAAAAAGCGTCTTCCCTACAAGCGAGAGAACAGGCGTTAAAAGCCTATCAAGAACAGGAAGTGCAACAGGCGATCGCAATGGCTAAACAGGAAATTGCTAAAGTTATTCGCCGTCTTCAGCAGGGTAATTCAACCATGCAGCAAACACAACAGGCGACTGAAGCGATAAATCAATTGGCTTTACGCGAATTAGCTAAAACTCAAACCCCCAAACCAGCCAAACCTAGTTATAAACCCCAAGTTGGCGAAAAAGTAAGAATTGTGCGTCTTAATCAAACAGGAGAGGTATTAAGCATAGAGGAAGATGCAGCCCAATTAACAGTCAGATTTGGAATTATGAAAATGAGTGTGGGGTTAGAAGAAATTGAATCTCTTGATGGACAAAAACCCGATGTCCAACTTAAAGCCAAGGGAAATACAAATAAGGCAGCCCCAGCACCAGTTAAACCCCCAAAACAAGCATTAATGGTACGTACATCTAAAAATACCCTCGATATTCGCGGAAGTCGGGTAGATAATGCTGAAAGGGAAATTGAGAAAGGGCTTTCCTTAGCTATTGAATCTGGAGTGCTTTGGATTATTCATGGCAAAGGTACAGGACGTTTACGTCAAGGAGTACATGAATTTCTTCAGCAGCATCCTCAAGTAGATAAGTTTGAATTAGCAACTCAAAAAGATGGTGGTGCAGGGGTTACTGTAGTTTACTTGAAATAA